One part of the Malus sylvestris chromosome 2, drMalSylv7.2, whole genome shotgun sequence genome encodes these proteins:
- the LOC126600137 gene encoding MLO-like protein 1 isoform X1, producing the protein MAGGGEGPTLQFTPTWVVAAVCTLIVAISLTMERALHSGGKYLKKKKQKPLYEALLKVKEELMLLGFISLLLTVFQKRITKICVSPRIMVKWLPCKLNHYDDHLNGEKTAHYSANSVFGGILGPTRRLLAAGGEAQRGYCGKKNKVPLLSVEAFHHLHIFIFVLAIVHVSFCALTIVFGSLKIHQWKKWEDENAKEIIEVDEAQTKITHVQEHDFVKDHFWGIGKNYVFMGWLHSFLNQLYGSVCRSDYLTLRLGFISTHCRGNPKFNFYTYMVRALEDDFKRVVGISWYLWIFVVLFMLLNVDGWHAYFWIAFVPFFLLLAVGTKLQHVITQLAHEVAEKHIAIEGELIVQPSDKHFWFGKPKFVLFLIHFILFQNAFEMAFFFWIWVQYGFTSCIMGKVRYIVPRLVIGVFIQVLCSYSTLPLYAIVTQMGTNFKKAMFDENIRSGLVGWAQKAKRRKASIDAS; encoded by the exons ATGGCTGGTGGTGGAGAAGGTCCAACGCTACAGTTCACGCCAACATGGGTGGTGGCGGCGGTGTGCACGCTGATCGTGGCTATCTCTCTCACTATGGAGCGTGCACTACACTCCGGCGGCAAgtacttgaagaagaagaagcagaagccGCTGTACGAGGCTTTGCTGAAGGTGAAGGAGGAGCTGATGCTGCTGGGGTTCATCTCTCTCCTCCTCACTGTTTTTCAGAAGAGGATCACTAAAATTTGCGTGAGCCCTAGGATTATGGTCAAGTGGCTGCCATGCAAACTCAATCACTATGACGATCATCTGAACGGCGAAAAAACTGCCCATTACTCAGCCAACTCCGTGTTTGGTGGCATTCTTGGACCTACCAGGAGGCTGCTAGCTGCCGGGGGTGAGGCTCAACGAGGTTACTGTGGCAAAAAG AATAAGGTGCCATTGCTATCAGTTGAGGCATTCCATCACTTGCACATCTTTATCTTTGTCCTAGCCATTGTCCATGTGAGCTTCTGTGCTCTCACTATTGTCTTCGGAAGTTTAAAG ATACATCAATGGAAAAAATGGGAGGATGAAAATGCAAAAGAGATTATTGAAGTAGATGAAG CTCAAACAAAAATTACCCATGTTCAGGAGCATGACTTTGTCAAGGATCACTTTTGGGGTATCGGTAAAAATTATGTTTTCATGGGATGGCTG CATTCTTTTCTCAACCAACTTTATGGATCAGTGTGCAGATCAGATTACTTGACTTTGCGATTGGGTTTCATCTCG ACCCATTGCAGGGGAAACCCTAAGTTTAATTTCTACACATACATGGTACGCGCACTTGAAGATGATTTTAAAAGAGTCGTCGGTATCAG TTGGTATTTGTGGATATTTGTCGTCCTCTTCATGCTTCTGAATGTTGATG GATGGCATGCATACTTCTGGATTGCttttgttcctttcttt CTTCTACTTGCTGTCGGAACCAAGCTGCAACACGTAATCACCCAGTTGGCTCACGAGGTTGCTGAAAAACATATCGCCATAGAAGGGGAACTAATAGTTCAGCCATCAGACAAGCACTTTTGGTTTGGCAAGCCCAAGTTTGTTCTCTTCTTGATCCATTTCATCCTCTTCCAAAATGCTTTCGAAATGGCGTTCTTTTTCTGGATATGG GTTCAATATGGTTTTACATCTTGCATAATGGGGAAAGTAAGATACATTGTCCCCAGGCTTGTTATTGG gGTGTTCATTCAGGTGCTCTGTAGTTATAGTACTCTACCACTTTATGCGATTGTCACGCAG ATGGGAACCAATTTCAAGAAAGCAATGTTCGATGAGAATATACGCTCAGGACTTGTTGGTTGGGCTCAAAAGGCAAAGAGAAGGAAGGCGAGCATCGACGCATCTTAA
- the LOC126602650 gene encoding receptor-like serine/threonine-protein kinase SD1-8, producing the protein MDPDWGQLSSKPREQCNQYHLCGANGKCTFDNYQVCQCLKGFRPKSQEKGNLTDWSLGCVRNKPLSCQEKDKDGFLNFTSLKLPDTTHSWVNRSINLNECRAKCLGNCSCTAYTSSDIRGGTGCAIWYGDLLDIRELVTAGPDLYVRLSALELALDTSSGNQEEGNDGKWKTALIVVVSITILFSGILLVGYIRRKMKNLRKKIELGERDQSNEGEGKENLELPLFDWNEIVSVTENFSTENKL; encoded by the exons ATGGATCCAGATTGGGGGCAGTTGTCGTCAAAGCCTAGGGAGCAATGTAATCAGTATCACCTCTGTGGAGCCAATGGAAAATGTACTTTTGACAATTATCAGGTCTGCCAATGTCTGAAAGGATTTAGGCCTAAGTCTCAAGAAAAAGGGAACTTGACCGACTGGTCTCTTGGATGTGTGCGCAACAAACCTTTAAGCTGCCAAGAAAAGGATAAGGATGGTTTTCTTAATTTCACTAGCCTAAAGTTGCCTGATACCACACACTCTTGGGTGAACCGAAGTATAAATCTCAACGAATGCAGAGCAAAATGCTTGGGCAACTGTTCTTGTACGGCTTATACAAGCTCAGATATAAGAGGAGGTACTGGCTGCGCCATTTGGTATGGTGATCTACTAGATATAAGGGAGCTTGTGACTGCTGGGCCGGATCTATATGTTCGATTGTCAGCGTTAGAATTAGCTTTAG ATACTTCATCCGGCAACCAAGAAGAAGGAAACGATGGTAAATGGAAGACAGCATTGATAGTTGTAGTTTCAATCACAATATTGTTTTCAGGAATTCTGTTAGTTGGATACATTCGGCGAAAGATGAAAAACCTAAGAA AAAAAATAGAATTAGGAGAAAGAGATCAGAGCAATGAAGGGGAAGGAAAAGAGAACCTAGAGTTGCCACTCTTCGACTGGAATGAAATAGTTAGTGTGACAGAAAACTTTTCAACCGAAAACAAGCTATGA
- the LOC126600137 gene encoding MLO-like protein 1 isoform X2: MAGGGEGPTLQFTPTWVVAAVCTLIVAISLTMERALHSGGKYLKKKKQKPLYEALLKVKEELMLLGFISLLLTVFQKRITKICVSPRIMVKWLPCKLNHYDDHLNGEKTAHYSANSVFGGILGPTRRLLAAGGEAQRGYCGKKNKVPLLSVEAFHHLHIFIFVLAIVHVSFCALTIVFGSLKIHQWKKWEDENAKEIIEVDEAQTKITHVQEHDFVKDHFWGIGKNYVFMGWLHSFLNQLYGSVCRSDYLTLRLGFISTHCRGNPKFNFYTYMVRALEDDFKRVVGISWYLWIFVVLFMLLNVDGWHAYFWIAFVPFFLLLAVGTKLQHVITQLAHEVAEKHIAIEGELIVQPSDKHFWFGKPKFVLFLIHFILFQNAFEMAFFFWIWVQYGFTSCIMGKVRYIVPRLVIGWEPISRKQCSMRIYAQDLLVGLKRQREGRRASTHLNLALVPLREFS, encoded by the exons ATGGCTGGTGGTGGAGAAGGTCCAACGCTACAGTTCACGCCAACATGGGTGGTGGCGGCGGTGTGCACGCTGATCGTGGCTATCTCTCTCACTATGGAGCGTGCACTACACTCCGGCGGCAAgtacttgaagaagaagaagcagaagccGCTGTACGAGGCTTTGCTGAAGGTGAAGGAGGAGCTGATGCTGCTGGGGTTCATCTCTCTCCTCCTCACTGTTTTTCAGAAGAGGATCACTAAAATTTGCGTGAGCCCTAGGATTATGGTCAAGTGGCTGCCATGCAAACTCAATCACTATGACGATCATCTGAACGGCGAAAAAACTGCCCATTACTCAGCCAACTCCGTGTTTGGTGGCATTCTTGGACCTACCAGGAGGCTGCTAGCTGCCGGGGGTGAGGCTCAACGAGGTTACTGTGGCAAAAAG AATAAGGTGCCATTGCTATCAGTTGAGGCATTCCATCACTTGCACATCTTTATCTTTGTCCTAGCCATTGTCCATGTGAGCTTCTGTGCTCTCACTATTGTCTTCGGAAGTTTAAAG ATACATCAATGGAAAAAATGGGAGGATGAAAATGCAAAAGAGATTATTGAAGTAGATGAAG CTCAAACAAAAATTACCCATGTTCAGGAGCATGACTTTGTCAAGGATCACTTTTGGGGTATCGGTAAAAATTATGTTTTCATGGGATGGCTG CATTCTTTTCTCAACCAACTTTATGGATCAGTGTGCAGATCAGATTACTTGACTTTGCGATTGGGTTTCATCTCG ACCCATTGCAGGGGAAACCCTAAGTTTAATTTCTACACATACATGGTACGCGCACTTGAAGATGATTTTAAAAGAGTCGTCGGTATCAG TTGGTATTTGTGGATATTTGTCGTCCTCTTCATGCTTCTGAATGTTGATG GATGGCATGCATACTTCTGGATTGCttttgttcctttcttt CTTCTACTTGCTGTCGGAACCAAGCTGCAACACGTAATCACCCAGTTGGCTCACGAGGTTGCTGAAAAACATATCGCCATAGAAGGGGAACTAATAGTTCAGCCATCAGACAAGCACTTTTGGTTTGGCAAGCCCAAGTTTGTTCTCTTCTTGATCCATTTCATCCTCTTCCAAAATGCTTTCGAAATGGCGTTCTTTTTCTGGATATGG GTTCAATATGGTTTTACATCTTGCATAATGGGGAAAGTAAGATACATTGTCCCCAGGCTTGTTATTGG ATGGGAACCAATTTCAAGAAAGCAATGTTCGATGAGAATATACGCTCAGGACTTGTTGGTTGGGCTCAAAAGGCAAAGAGAAGGAAGGCGAGCATCGACGCATCTTAATCTAGCATTGGTTCCGTTGCGGGAGTTTAGCTAG
- the LOC126603786 gene encoding ribosomal protein S2, mitochondrial isoform X2, translating into MTLHSIVIQKLLSTNAHLGRRVAAHHFKQFTYGTRNGMAIIDSDRTLICLRSAAEFIAALAQQKARFMFVNTNSLWDEIIEQMTKRIGCYSPSMNMLWRTGGFLTNSHSPKKFRSRHKKICFGPTQPPDCLVVFDTDRKSSVILEADRLQIPIVSLVDSAMPLEYYKKITYPIPANDSVQFVYLVCNLITKTFLLQQKRNGAVAADEGTREKVESIEESKTTNKAELLVLPYNLLPISPGVEETEELLDKLVVLKFNGALGTNMGFDGPKSAIEIRDGLTSLDLIVKQIETLRSKYRCSVPLLLMNTPTTHEDTVKVLEKYSISNIDIHSLKQTEQPQLKSHGVGWGGEDELYPSGHGALFLSLVKSGTLDVLLSQGKEYILLVNSDNVAATIDPSILVVVFFFY; encoded by the exons ATGACTCTCCACTCCATAGTCATACAGAAGCTGCTCAGCACCAACGCCCATTTGGGCCGCCGTGTCGCCGCCCACCACTTCAAGCAGTTCACCTACGGAACCCGCAATGGCATGGCCATCATCGACTCCGACCGCACCCTCATCTGCCTCCGCAGCGCCGCCGAGTTCATCGCCGCCCTCGCCCAGCAGAAGGCCCGCTTCATGTTCGTCAACACCAACTCCCTCTGGGACGAAATCATCGAGCAGATGACGAAGAGGATTGGGTGCTACAGCCCCTCCATGAACATGCTCTGGCGCACTGGCGGCTTCCTCACGAACAGCCACAGTCCCAAGAAGTTCAGGTCTCGCCATAAGAAGATTTGCTTCGGCCCCACCCAGCCCCCGGATTGCCTTGTGGTTTTTGACACGGATCGAAAATCTTCGGTGATTCTCGAGGCTGATAGGTTGCAGATTCCAATTGTTTCGCTTGTCGATTCGGCAATGCCATTGGAGTACTATAAGAAGATCACCTATCCGATTCCCGCCAACGACTCGGTTCAGTTCGTGTACTTGGTGTGCAATTTGATTACCAAGACGTTTCTTCTCCAGCAGAAGAGAAATGGTGCTGTTGCAGCGGACGAGGGGACGAG GGAGAAAGTGGAGAGTATAGAGGAGAGTAAGACTACCAACAAGGCTGAGTTGCTTGTGCTTCCTTACAACTTGTTACCCATTTCTCCTG GTGTTGAAGAAACTGAGGAGCTCTTAGACAAGCTTGTTGTGCTCAAGTTCAATGGAGCTTTGGGTACAAATATGGGATTCGATGGCCCCAA GTCTGCTATTGAAATCCGTGATGGGTTGACATCTTTGGACTTAATTGTTAAGCAAATTGAG ACTCTCCGTTCTAAGTACAGATGCAGTGTTCCTTTGCTCCTGATGAACACACCAACGACACATGAAGATACCGTCAAG GTCTTGGAGAAATATTCCATTTCAAACATTGATATCCATTCTCTTAAACAG ACCGAACAACCACAGCTGAAGTCACATGGAGTAGGATGGGGTGGTGAAGATGAACT GTATCCTTCTGGACATGGAGCATTGTTCCTTTCCCTTGTCAAAAGTGGAACTCTTGATGTCCTATTATCACAG GGTAAGGAGTATATCCTTCTGGTTAACTCAGACAACGTGGCTGCTACAATTGACCCAAGTATCCTTGTcgtagtttttttcttttat tag
- the LOC126603786 gene encoding UTP--glucose-1-phosphate uridylyltransferase isoform X1, giving the protein MTLHSIVIQKLLSTNAHLGRRVAAHHFKQFTYGTRNGMAIIDSDRTLICLRSAAEFIAALAQQKARFMFVNTNSLWDEIIEQMTKRIGCYSPSMNMLWRTGGFLTNSHSPKKFRSRHKKICFGPTQPPDCLVVFDTDRKSSVILEADRLQIPIVSLVDSAMPLEYYKKITYPIPANDSVQFVYLVCNLITKTFLLQQKRNGAVAADEGTREKVESIEESKTTNKAELLVLPYNLLPISPGVEETEELLDKLVVLKFNGALGTNMGFDGPKSAIEIRDGLTSLDLIVKQIETLRSKYRCSVPLLLMNTPTTHEDTVKVLEKYSISNIDIHSLKQTEQPQLKSHGVGWGGEDELYPSGHGALFLSLVKSGTLDVLLSQGKEYILLVNSDNVAATIDPKILNHLIENKIEYCMEVTPTSYDSDFSNIGSRLQKFELAEIAQNFVKHSMDKFKLLDTGSLWVNLKAVKRLLDTDAIKIEDISVSKGTESDEVPLQETAAGSAIRFFDRAIGVNVPHSRSLSINKTSDLLLLKSDIFICDGGVLVRNIARTNPEDPVIELGPEFEKVSDLLSRFKSIPDIMDLDRLKVTGDVWFGAGITLKGKVTIVAKPGMKLEIPDGVVIENKDINDPSGI; this is encoded by the exons ATGACTCTCCACTCCATAGTCATACAGAAGCTGCTCAGCACCAACGCCCATTTGGGCCGCCGTGTCGCCGCCCACCACTTCAAGCAGTTCACCTACGGAACCCGCAATGGCATGGCCATCATCGACTCCGACCGCACCCTCATCTGCCTCCGCAGCGCCGCCGAGTTCATCGCCGCCCTCGCCCAGCAGAAGGCCCGCTTCATGTTCGTCAACACCAACTCCCTCTGGGACGAAATCATCGAGCAGATGACGAAGAGGATTGGGTGCTACAGCCCCTCCATGAACATGCTCTGGCGCACTGGCGGCTTCCTCACGAACAGCCACAGTCCCAAGAAGTTCAGGTCTCGCCATAAGAAGATTTGCTTCGGCCCCACCCAGCCCCCGGATTGCCTTGTGGTTTTTGACACGGATCGAAAATCTTCGGTGATTCTCGAGGCTGATAGGTTGCAGATTCCAATTGTTTCGCTTGTCGATTCGGCAATGCCATTGGAGTACTATAAGAAGATCACCTATCCGATTCCCGCCAACGACTCGGTTCAGTTCGTGTACTTGGTGTGCAATTTGATTACCAAGACGTTTCTTCTCCAGCAGAAGAGAAATGGTGCTGTTGCAGCGGACGAGGGGACGAG GGAGAAAGTGGAGAGTATAGAGGAGAGTAAGACTACCAACAAGGCTGAGTTGCTTGTGCTTCCTTACAACTTGTTACCCATTTCTCCTG GTGTTGAAGAAACTGAGGAGCTCTTAGACAAGCTTGTTGTGCTCAAGTTCAATGGAGCTTTGGGTACAAATATGGGATTCGATGGCCCCAA GTCTGCTATTGAAATCCGTGATGGGTTGACATCTTTGGACTTAATTGTTAAGCAAATTGAG ACTCTCCGTTCTAAGTACAGATGCAGTGTTCCTTTGCTCCTGATGAACACACCAACGACACATGAAGATACCGTCAAG GTCTTGGAGAAATATTCCATTTCAAACATTGATATCCATTCTCTTAAACAG ACCGAACAACCACAGCTGAAGTCACATGGAGTAGGATGGGGTGGTGAAGATGAACT GTATCCTTCTGGACATGGAGCATTGTTCCTTTCCCTTGTCAAAAGTGGAACTCTTGATGTCCTATTATCACAG GGTAAGGAGTATATCCTTCTGGTTAACTCAGACAACGTGGCTGCTACAATTGACCCAA AAATTTTAAACCATTtgattgaaaacaaaattgaatacTGTATGGAG GTCACACCTACCTCTTATGATTCAGATTTTAGCAACATTGGCTCACGCCTACAGAAGTTTGAG CTTGCGGAAATAGCTCAGAACTTTGTTAAACAT TCAATGGACAAATTCAAACTTCTTGATACTGGCAGCTT GTGGGTCAATTTGAAAGCCGTTAAAAGGCTTTTGGATACAGATGCAATAAAGATAGAAGATATCTCTGTTTCAAAG GGAACGGAGAGTGATGAAGTTCCTTTGCAAGAAACGGCAGCTGGTTCAGCAATACGG TTCTTTGATCGTGCTATTGGTGTCAATGTTCCCCATTCTCGATCTCTTTCAATCAATAAAACATCAGACCTACTCCTTTTAAAG tcAGATATCTTCATCTGCGATGGAGGAGTTCTAGTTCGGAATATAGCTAGAACAAATCCCGAAGATCCTGTTATTGAATTAGGACCTGAATTCGAAAAG GTCAGTGACCTCCTGAGCCGATTTAAGTCCATACCCGATATTATGGACCTGGATAGATTGAAGGTGACTGGTGATGTGTGGTTTGGAGCTGGTATAACTCTCAAG GGGAAAGTAACTATTGTTGCAAAACCCGGGATGAAATTGGAAATTCCTGACGGAGTGGTAATAGAGAATAAG GACATCAACGACCCTTCGGGCATTTGA